In one Trichlorobacter lovleyi SZ genomic region, the following are encoded:
- the rbr gene encoding rubrerythrin: protein MSKSVKGTKTEQNLLKSFAGESQARMRYTYFSAAAKKEGYVQIADIFEETANQEKEHAKRFFKFLEGGMVEITACFPAGVIGTTAENLLAAANGEHEEHTELYPAFAAVAKEEGFAEIAAVWNAISVAEKQHEKRYRDLLANIEAGRVFQREEIVVWRCRNCGYLHSNKSAPELCPACAHPMAHFELLGENW, encoded by the coding sequence ATGTCCAAGTCAGTCAAAGGCACCAAGACCGAACAGAACCTGCTGAAATCATTTGCCGGTGAGAGTCAGGCACGCATGCGCTATACCTACTTTTCCGCTGCTGCCAAAAAAGAAGGCTACGTGCAGATCGCTGATATCTTTGAGGAGACCGCCAACCAGGAAAAGGAACACGCCAAGCGCTTTTTCAAATTTCTGGAAGGTGGCATGGTGGAGATCACCGCCTGTTTTCCGGCCGGTGTGATCGGTACCACAGCCGAGAACCTGCTGGCAGCTGCCAATGGTGAGCATGAAGAACACACTGAGCTGTATCCTGCCTTTGCTGCAGTTGCCAAGGAAGAGGGGTTTGCCGAGATTGCAGCTGTCTGGAACGCAATATCAGTAGCAGAAAAACAACATGAAAAGCGCTATCGCGATCTGTTGGCAAATATTGAGGCCGGCCGCGTCTTCCAGCGGGAAGAGATTGTGGTCTGGCGCTGCCGTAACTGTGGCTACCTGCACAGCAATAAATCAGCACCGGAACTGTGTCCGGCCTGTGCCCATCCGATGGCTCACTTTGAACTACTGGGTGAAAACTGGTAG
- a CDS encoding nuclear transport factor 2 family protein: MSKRIVFLLFMIVVTTALPAFAGSVEEEITALDIQWGEAAGKGDVATLNRLLADNLYHVHATGRIEGKNEYIDSLESGLRRHDPITPMKVQVRVYGDTAVSTGKFRMVAYRKGMEKPMVNQVNLYTHVWTRTKEGWKLTVHQATADSAAMPMNGQMKPGMMPGHQH, translated from the coding sequence ATGTCCAAGCGTATTGTTTTTTTGTTGTTTATGATTGTTGTTACTACTGCCCTGCCGGCCTTTGCCGGCTCTGTTGAGGAGGAGATTACTGCCCTGGACATCCAATGGGGTGAGGCCGCCGGTAAGGGTGATGTTGCCACCCTGAACAGGCTGCTGGCTGACAACCTCTACCATGTCCACGCCACCGGCCGGATTGAAGGCAAAAACGAGTATATCGACTCTTTGGAGAGCGGTCTGCGCAGGCATGACCCGATTACGCCGATGAAGGTACAGGTACGGGTCTACGGAGACACGGCTGTCAGCACCGGTAAATTCAGGATGGTGGCCTACCGCAAGGGGATGGAGAAACCGATGGTCAACCAGGTCAACCTCTACACCCATGTCTGGACCAGGACCAAAGAGGGCTGGAAGCTGACCGTACACCAGGCAACCGCCGATAGCGCTGCAATGCCGATGAACGGCCAGATGAAACCGGGCATGATGCCGGGGCATCAGCACTAG
- a CDS encoding outer membrane lipoprotein-sorting protein: protein MRFIAFCIIALLSALPAFALDGQQLLKQIDRNLNPESYESYRKLINIEPDGTRKEFTLYTIKKGTDKVASLFLAPASDKGRSTLRLGDNLWLNIPNVGKPVRITSLQSVVGGVFNNADILQLDYDAEYRVEKVEEKGEDYLLHLKAKNKSVAYDRVRILADKARKLPSRIECLTEAGMLIKTLHFKDIKNFGGISRPATVETDSPLYKGYKSVMLYAKLKKRSFRDEVFTLNAMTSLDSLR from the coding sequence ATGCGTTTTATTGCCTTTTGCATCATTGCCCTGTTATCAGCCCTGCCCGCTTTCGCACTGGACGGCCAGCAGCTCCTGAAGCAGATCGACCGCAACCTGAATCCTGAAAGTTACGAATCGTACCGAAAGCTGATCAACATCGAACCGGATGGCACTCGTAAAGAGTTTACGCTCTATACCATCAAAAAGGGGACTGACAAGGTGGCCTCGCTGTTTCTGGCTCCTGCCAGTGACAAAGGCCGCAGCACCCTGCGGCTGGGTGACAACCTCTGGTTGAATATCCCCAATGTGGGCAAGCCGGTGCGGATCACCTCACTGCAGTCGGTGGTGGGCGGCGTATTCAACAACGCCGATATCCTGCAGCTTGATTACGATGCGGAATACCGGGTGGAAAAGGTGGAGGAGAAAGGTGAGGACTACCTGCTGCACCTGAAGGCCAAAAATAAAAGCGTGGCCTATGACCGGGTACGGATTCTCGCCGACAAAGCCAGAAAACTGCCATCACGGATTGAATGTCTGACTGAAGCCGGCATGTTGATCAAGACGCTCCACTTCAAGGATATCAAAAATTTTGGCGGCATCAGCCGTCCTGCCACCGTGGAAACCGATTCCCCGCTCTACAAGGGGTACAAATCGGTCATGCTGTATGCCAAACTGAAAAAGCGCAGTTTCAGGGACGAGGTATTCACCCTGAATGCCATGACCTCCCTGGACTCGCTGAGATAG
- a CDS encoding ABC transporter permease: MAAMTSVFKIALRNLLRYKRRTALTATLVTLGVIFVLVFTSIAGSFKQMMISQITDSMLGHLQIHRKGYVAAIESLPLNMNMKQAGFDKLEKLLKQEQGVAAYSPRIKFGGMFSNFMETTNIRLNGIDPQKEFATVPLLPDRIISGEKSLKKGDILVPELLARGMNVKVGDTVVIVATNQNGSVNGKQFRISGILESATGPGGRDGYVHFDDAIELLRMEQPEISEVAVRLKKFSALNKVAKSLRQVVAAEKNPMGKPLFELHSWEDLSPFAKVAKMLNLMTVFIKVMLIAIVLVSIMNVMIMAVFERIREIGTIAAIGTPPATIRSLFLVEGLCLGLFGAVLGNLIGIIIIGIVNLSQITFSFGQQTGLILKASIAPADILMVSVIVVIVSVLATLQPAIKASKMEPIDALRHV; encoded by the coding sequence ATGGCAGCCATGACTAGTGTCTTCAAGATTGCATTGCGCAACCTGTTGCGCTACAAGCGCCGCACCGCCCTGACCGCTACCCTGGTGACCCTGGGGGTGATCTTTGTACTGGTTTTCACCTCGATTGCCGGCTCATTCAAGCAGATGATGATCAGCCAGATCACCGACTCCATGCTGGGGCACCTGCAGATTCACCGCAAAGGCTATGTGGCGGCCATTGAGAGCCTGCCGCTCAACATGAACATGAAACAGGCCGGCTTTGACAAACTGGAAAAACTGCTCAAGCAGGAACAAGGGGTTGCCGCCTATTCCCCCCGGATCAAGTTCGGCGGCATGTTCAGCAACTTCATGGAAACCACCAATATCCGCCTGAACGGTATTGATCCGCAGAAAGAGTTCGCAACGGTCCCGCTTTTGCCGGACCGGATCATCAGCGGAGAAAAATCGCTCAAAAAAGGGGATATTCTGGTACCGGAGCTGCTGGCACGCGGCATGAACGTCAAAGTCGGCGATACCGTGGTGATTGTGGCCACCAACCAGAACGGCTCGGTCAACGGCAAACAGTTCCGGATCAGCGGCATCCTGGAAAGTGCCACCGGCCCGGGCGGTCGCGACGGCTATGTTCATTTTGATGATGCCATCGAACTGCTGCGCATGGAACAACCAGAGATCAGTGAAGTGGCAGTCAGGCTGAAGAAGTTCAGCGCACTGAACAAGGTTGCAAAGAGCTTGCGCCAGGTGGTGGCGGCAGAGAAGAATCCGATGGGCAAGCCGCTGTTTGAGCTGCACAGCTGGGAAGACCTTTCCCCCTTTGCCAAGGTTGCCAAGATGTTGAATCTGATGACCGTCTTCATCAAGGTGATGTTGATTGCGATCGTACTGGTCAGCATCATGAATGTCATGATCATGGCGGTCTTTGAGCGGATTCGCGAGATCGGTACCATTGCCGCCATCGGCACACCGCCCGCAACCATCCGCTCCCTGTTCCTGGTGGAAGGTCTCTGTCTGGGGCTGTTCGGCGCAGTACTGGGAAATCTGATCGGCATCATCATCATCGGGATCGTCAATCTGTCACAGATCACCTTCTCCTTTGGACAGCAGACCGGCCTGATCCTGAAGGCCTCCATTGCGCCGGCCGATATCCTGATGGTCTCGGTCATTGTCGTGATTGTTTCGGTGCTGGCAACCCTGCAGCCGGCCATAAAGGCCTCAAAGATGGAACCAATCGACGCACTGCGTCATGTATAG